From one Eucalyptus grandis isolate ANBG69807.140 chromosome 9, ASM1654582v1, whole genome shotgun sequence genomic stretch:
- the LOC108956879 gene encoding uncharacterized mitochondrial protein AtMg00820-like yields the protein MESELTALMENHTWDVVPLPPHRKPIGCKWVYKIKFKSDGSIERYKARLVAKGFTQREGFDYHETFSPVAKEVTVRSFLFIATIRNWSLHQMDVHNAILHGDLDEEIYIDLP from the coding sequence ATGGAGTCTGAACTTACTGCACTCATGGAGAATCATACTTGGGATGTTGTTCCCTTACCACCGCATAGAAAACCGATCGGGtgtaaatgggtttacaagatcaaGTTCAAATCAGACGGTTCCATAGAACGCTACAAGGCTAGGTTGGTAGCCAAAGGCTTCACTCAAAGAGAAGGTTTCGATTATCACGAGACATTCTCTCCAGTTGCGAAGGAAGTTACCGTCCggtcttttttgtttattgcaACCATACGCAATTGGTCCTTACATCAGATGGACGTCCATAACGCCATCCTTCATGGTGATTTAGATGAAGAGATCTACATTGACCTTCCTTAA